The Lutzomyia longipalpis isolate SR_M1_2022 chromosome 2, ASM2433408v1 DNA window TCCCTTATTGTTTGTCCAACATCCCATCAGTCGCCCATTCTGCAGTGTATTTTTAAACTCTTCAAACTTCTTCTCATTAGCCCGGGAATTGATTTCGGGTTTTACTGTATAAACCACCTGCTGATCCCCATGATTCAAGATTGGCTTAGGTACGTTAACAAGACACAGCGTAGTTGGCAGccaattgagaaaaactttaaacacTGCTGTGGCATGACTACTGATCTCATTGttgaattcattgagaaatctCAGAGAAAAATTGTAGCAAATCAAACGACAATACAAAATAAAGTTACAAATGTTTTGCGTCCAGTAGACAATCTCAGGTACAACCAACTCAGATCAAAGAGCGAATACTCATCAAGTAGCGATGAGACAACTTCAACAGAATCTCCGACGAAAATACCTGCGCCAGCTACTTTAGCGTTAAAGCAACTACTGCTGGTGCTAACTGAGTGTACTGCACAAGTACAAGAATCAGTAGCAAGAGTAGGTGTGTCCTGCTTGAAACACGTTATACTTGCAACAGGACACATATTCAATGAGGAACAGTGGTTGATAGCGTGTTCAGCCATCCATAGAGCATGTACTGTTACGATTGCTCCACTTCGACAACTTGGATTcgcttttaatgaaaagtcAAATAGTTTTTACGGAGACTGCGCCACTGTAAAGGTATTGTCTTTTGCTACTTTCAACATATAATTTGTCTTATAGAagattacatttttcttttaattttattacaggTAGCTGCTCGAAAAGACAGCACAATTGATGAACTTCAGAGAATCTATGCTTTAGCACAGCAGGTCTTTCTCATGGACAATCAGAGGGAGATGCTTGTTTCAAAATCTAGCAACCACGAAGGGAAGCACATCATTGACGATCGGAGCTACTCTTTCCTGCTGTACCCATTGCCGAATGGATATGGCCACAACATCGACAACTTTGTTATTCGCATTCCTTACAGAAATCTCGTGATTGGTCTTCTTGCAAATCAAATGCTACTCCAGCTCGTTGCAAATCTTCTTCTAAGTAAGCTTAAATGTGTTCCTCCTGAAGTTCATGGTTGCATTTTTGAGGGATATCCTGCAGATGTGAAAGCTGATTATGAATTGGGCTTCAGATCGCGTGAGATGTTGCTACGTTGCATAAAACAGTACATAACGAGTGCTTTTGAATTTGACTCACGTCCAGGACTTAAGTTTCTCATGCAAAAAGTTTCCAATATTGACTTTGCTGCAAATCTCTATAAGCAGATGATTTCATCATGGAtggtttattttatatcaCTCGTAGATTCCTACTTGACGGATATTGAGGTGTACAAATTAACGACAGAAGATTTGCTGTATATCCTGGAATCGTGCTCTCGGGTGAATACAACAACCGTGAAAAAGAAGGAGAACTTTGTgcgatatttattttgtttgcaAGATGCCTGGAATTTAATCTGTGAAGAATATCTCAATCAGACGAATTTGCACATGGCGAAAACTGGAAAGGAAGATATAACTACTCACGAGAGATATGAAGATCGGATGGTTTTCTGTGGGGATGAGAAAATCGATGAAGATGCTGAGAAGGAGTTAAAAGAGGAAAGTGGTAGTCATAGCAAGAACCCTTTTCATGACAACTACAAGGAAGATTCTGATGAGGACTTACGCGAGAAATTGTCTACGAATTCGGAAAAAACTAGCACTGATAACGCAATTAATGGGGATTCACCCGACTCAGTGAGCGGTCGTCTATTAGTCAAAAGAATGAATCCCTTCGATATAAATCGCTCCCCATCAATCGATGGAAGTTCTATGAGCTTTTCCACTGAATCTATCAATCAGGCAGTGTCACCTGAAATTGAGCAACAACGTGCATTAAGCATACTTCGAGATTCTTCTTATAAACGCGCTGCCATTACACAGCTCGTAATTGCATCCATGGAACTGCTCAAATCACTTCCAGAGGAGTCATCAGAAAAgctaaaagttcttttaacaCCTACCATTCGGGAAGCTTTTCGCCTAGTCAAGGCACAAGGACGAGAGGTGAAGGTTGAACAAGTGTAATTGCTCAATGAATCTGTGTCGAGTTGTTTGACCTTATTAAGTTTAACTCTAATATTCTTATATCCTTTACTATATGATTATTATACTAATAATATTACTAAACCGAAACTAATTTAACTAAATGATCcattctttctttcatttaacttTCTAAGGAGAGAATTATTGCACtggtaatatatttttttaaaactcttaTCGAGTTTTGCTTCCTTTCTCTCCTTTTCCGCACCTAACAGCTTCAAAATCATAGAACtatctgtattttttttaaatctcattttagCAATGTTTTATAGGaacaaaatacatttaaacaatgtatttattatatatttgagAATCTCTAATTACATGGAgcttatcaaataaatttattattatttttattataaaaatgtaTCGTATATTTACATGGATATagcagaaaaaataatatttatttgtgaagTATGTACCTATCACTTCTcccatgaaaaaaatatggtaactttatagaaaataaacaGTCATTACCATAAATTTACATGGGTGAGGGGCTATTCAAACAGTAATAATTTTGTGCAAGCAGCAGCCAAgtgtaagaattttattgcaaaatatatttgtgCAGAAAACGTATAAGTGTAACATTTTTAACAACATTTGATTGAGCTTTGAGCAGGAATTTGGACTAATGAGTAATGTACCTACCTACCGTACGAAGATGATCTGGTAAGttacataaattcaattaaattcaattacaacttataaaatagataaaatacaATACTACATAGTTCTAATCTTTATTATTCTGACACACATGCATAACTCATGTAGCCGTAGTTCACACATACATCACCACTTACTTACTAATCAGTTTTAGAGAGCGGCTTTTCGGTAGAGCGTGGACTTGAAAAATGCATAGCATACCAGAGTGAACGTGATTTTACGAGAGCTACTAGTCGCTATCGGGTAGATGGGTCTGATGGGTCTGATTTCTTTGGGGGCATGCGCTACTGAGAGAGTGTGCGCTGCCAATGTGCGGCGATACCGCTTCTACAGCAGCAAGAAACCTCGGTCTACACTACAGTTTTGTGGAGACATCTATTCGGTGTGGTTCGTTTCGGTTACGGTGTTTTGTGTAGAAATCATCCGGAGCTCCAATTTGCCGcatcttcatcttttttttttatcgcttTAGCTCTCAGAGTTCTGTATAGGGCTTCTCTGTGACTCTGAATTGtgataagacttttttttttagcgaaGATAGAGTGGGAGTGAAAAGAAATAGAACGCACCATATGAAAGTGTAATGAAATATGCGAAAAGCTATCGATTTGCAAGAGTAAAATCAACTACCATGTCCCAGCAGAAGAAGAACCCTACTTGGATAGAATTATGTGATGTGAATACATTTGGGGTGCAAAATTGTCCGTCTATTGTGGCTCTCCGTTTACTTGGTAAGGGTGGATTTTCATTTTAGTATTCTCCTTATGTCTGTATGCTACTTGTATTTCttgctgaaattttctttctgggTCTTTACAATAATAAGATGAGGGGTAGGAGAACATCGCATTTTAGCATccattattttatgtattgtaATGCAACAAGATTTCAAAGTAAATTCccatatatttttatttattattatattaagtTTCTTGCTTCTTGATGAAAGTCCCTATATTAGGAAATATCTGTAGGGTTTGATTAAATTACGCAAGCATGGAACGATTGGAATAGAAAGGTGAAAacagtagaaaaaaatcacggTTCTGAGTACTAGATATCTCTTGTATTGATCCGAGAACCCCTTACTCCCCACCGAAGGCTCTCGGTGAATCTCACTAAGCGACACAGCAAAGCGTGGGAAAGTGTAAAAACAaaggtgaaaaatattaaaattaaaaagattaaataaaaaaataacttttttttaaagactttcaCCACTTATGTGAGTTGACGTAGAAGTTATAGTAATTGCCATTCAAAATCCGTAAGctgttgcaaaaataaatgaatcaaAATGGTTAAGCGTGGGACGTAGAGTAAtattatacctacattttgTAAACATATTGGATGACGCAGAATTCTGTAATATAAAGCAAGAAATGCTTGTCTACAGAGGCAACCACTTCTACATGTGTGCCCTTAAGCTATATTATGTTAAACGCTAGTTGAAAGACTCGAGGGTTCATTTCATAGACACTTGTCGGACTCTCAAAAGAGTTAAGTAATAACTCATTACTGTTTGAGTCAGGTTAAAGTCTGCGAATATTCCATCATGTACTTAGTTAATAAGTTAGCTCTTTTGCTTCAAAGTAGTCATTTTACAACAAGGACCATTAAcacaaaaagcaaaaaagaacGAAAACGTCCCATAATCCGTTAACTATTGTAACGAAACAATCCTCTTTTATTTACCTATATTAAGTTTGCAATTAACTATCATCTATTATCAAGGAGCTCCGGTAGGGCTTTGTCTTCTGTAGAGGGTTAACaagttaattcatttttaatacatagaAACTGATAGCCGGTATCAATTAAAAAACACTCattctttttatatattgtatgtatatatacataaattgtGTGCTTTTGAAAGCGGATTTGTTGTTAtcagtaaataaattattttagaccTAAAATAACCTTTCACCTGACCATTTGTGATTCATACCACAAGTAATTCAACCCATAGCTAACTCATCAAAATACCACATTACGCAATCAACTCTGTTTCTATTTTGAGTTACAGAATATGTATGCTGTATTTTTCAGGCCGTTTTTtagtcaattaaaattaaatagtaattttaatttagaatttaattattgagtTATTATACCAATACTTTAAGATTACTCAATAGGTGTATTTTGTTATGTGTGTTGTACCACGGTCCAGCTATTAACCGTGGTTGTACTAACAGATGCTCCCGTTTGTTgtttgtgaaattaaataaaaattaacaaaacgttaaagaaaaaattctacatattgtacttattttatttttaaaaaggtcTTTTAATATAagttacaatttattttatgagtaACACAAAACGAATACATATACGTGACAAATATAATCAAAATATGATGATATGAATTTACAGAATTTTCCCAATAGATTTCAGGGGGCACGGCAGCCaatgttttttattgaaatttagtacaataaaaagaaattttaattaataattaattgtaTACAAATTTCTCTCGTTCCAGATCTCTAACTAAGCAATGCCTGGATTTGTTGTATTCAATCGTAGGTGGTCCGTAGGATCAGATGACCTCATAGTTCCCGGCGTCTTTTTAGTAATAATTCACACAATTTGGTGagtttacacattttttttgttatgttATTATCTTCTAATTTTACATAGATACAATCTcggaaattaaattcattaattgttttaaataataacTAGCAAGATACAATATACACAAATCCTTCTAAGTCATTACCCTTTTTAgcatattttcttaaaaacgcatcaactgaaaattatttaaaatatacagAATATATCCAGTCTAGAATTGATAtaactttgtaatttttaatgcCTACTATTAGGTAGAATATACCTATGTATTTCTTCCTTTCCTAGAATATTAATATATGAGATTTTGCAAGTAAAACGACGATATGCTCATATCTGTGATACTTTTGATGAACTTATGATTAAGGGGTTATTATTAATCGTCAAGACGAAGAGAAGGGACGACTACGACAcacaaaatatgtataatatatgACATATATATGTGGTTATTATAATTCTAAGCAATAAATTAGgtttccaaatattttcttctttgccaTACTGATGATATTCTTTCCTTTGCACAAAGCAGAGAAAATCCATCATTTTCTTTGACGTTTTTCCTTATTCTTCATTATCTTTCTTTTCAGGATATTCATCCTCGCTCTAGTTCTAGGCCTAATAGAATATGACAATTCTGTGCGATGCATAGAATTGATGTGGCTGTATAAAATAGGATATGTTATTGTATTAATTGGTAATATTATAGCAACACAAATGTCTAAGCTGTAGACATCACCcattaataagtttttttttgtggtctTATTCATAACAGTTTCTTTGCTAGTGGAGGTAACAATATGTGTAATCTCAATGAGAGGAAGTATTCTAGAAACGAGTCTCCGGACATCGATGAATTACTGGATATATTTAAAGCTATGTAAGTAGCTAACTATAATGAGCTATAATAAGCGTAACTATACCTAATGAGAATATGATAATGAGCACATACCTATAACTTCTATTTAGAATTAGGTTGTCttactaataaattttcaatgctttTACAGTTGTGATATTAATAGAAATTGCATGGCTTGCAATGGGTATTGTATGGCTCAAGGAGTTTTACATGGATTGTCCAATTGCTGAGGCCAAAGAAGTGATGTtcggtaataaaaaaatatatatattgtgGAAGTGTagattattaaatattcacaaTTTGTTATTTATCTTTAGGTCTAATTGTGTGCAATTTCGTggtgattttcttcattattggTACCCTATGGTGTACATTTGATGCAGCTGGAAGATCATgggttaaaatgaaaaaataccaGAGATCGATGAGAGAATCAGAATCAAGATTCAATTACCGCCGCAGTGGAAGTCGGAACCGAAATTGGCGACAACGCAAAGTCATACGGGCATATCAAGACAGCTGGGACCACCGATGCAGACTTCTGTTCTGCTGCATGGGTTCATCGGAGCGCAACCGTAATTCATTCACTGACATTGCCCGATTATTGAGTGACTTTTTCCGAGACTTAGATGTTGTACCATCAGATGTAGTAGCTGGTCTAGTACTCCTGCGTAAATTCCAGAAACTCGAACGTGAAGCAATTAAAAGACAGCGTAAAAATGGGACCTACGAATTTCTCAGTGGTGCACCCATTACGGAAAAGACACAATTCCTAGCTTTAAATGATAGTTGtgactttgatttttttcaaatggtcataCATTATATGTATTATGCACAGAGTGCCTACGGATGGCCTATGTACGTGATGACACACTCAGCTACAGGACTCTGTCAGCTTTGTTCCGGGCTACTCTGTTGCCTCACTTGCTGCAACAGCAAAACCAAAACACAAGTGATAAAAGACAACTGTTGCCAGTGCAATTATGCAGCTTTGCGTAAAATGTGTCCTGCTTCGGAAATTGATGTTATATATGTTACCTATCACGTAGATGTTGGTGAAACACCCTTTTTTGTCGCCATTGATTATACGAAGCAGAAAATCGTGATCAGTATTCGAGGAACATTAAGTATGAAGGATGTACTCACAGATCTCAATGCTGAAGCAGAGTGCCTACCGCTAAATCCGTCTAGGGATGATTTCTTAGGACACAAAGGCATGGTACAGGCGGCAGTCTacattaaacataaattagaagaagaaaatctaataCAAAGAGCATTGCATTACAAACCAGAGAGAAATACCTCAGTAAGTTACTCAcaatcaggaaaaaaaaagagtaaagtATATttatattgtaatttttatggtTTGATTTTTCAGACGTTCGGTTTGGTGATTGTTGGTCACTCGTTAGGTGCTGGAACAGCAGCAATTCTAGccattcttttgaaaaatgaatatcCTTCTCTGCAATGCTTCAGTTACTCGCCTCCTGGTGGATTATTAAGGTTTGTTATTTGCAATCTCTTCTATATTAAACTTGTGTACTATGTATACctgtttttttcaaaattttaataatatattttatcatgCACTCTAGTATGCCTGCTGTTGAGTACTCAAAATCATTCATAACGGC harbors:
- the LOC129789301 gene encoding diacylglycerol lipase-alpha isoform X4 translates to MPGFVVFNRRWSVGSDDLIVPGVFLVIIHTIWIFILALVLGLIEYDNSVRCIELMWLYKIGYVIVLIVSLLVEVTICVISMRGSILETSLRTSMNYWIYLKLFVILIEIAWLAMGIVWLKEFYMDCPIAEAKEVMFGLIVCNFVVIFFIIGTLWCTFDAAGRSWVKMKKYQRSMRESESRFNYRRSGSRNRNWRQRKVIRAYQDSWDHRCRLLFCCMGSSERNRNSFTDIARLLSDFFRDLDVVPSDVVAGLVLLRKFQKLEREAIKRQRKNGTYEFLSGAPITEKTQFLALNDSCDFDFFQMVIHYMYYAQSAYGWPMYVMTHSATGLCQLCSGLLCCLTCCNSKTKTQVIKDNCCQCNYAALRKMCPASEIDVIYVTYHVDVGETPFFVAIDYTKQKIVISIRGTLSMKDVLTDLNAEAECLPLNPSRDDFLGHKGMVQAAVYIKHKLEEENLIQRALHYKPERNTSTFGLVIVGHSLGAGTAAILAILLKNEYPSLQCFSYSPPGGLLSMPAVEYSKSFITAVVVGKDVVPRIGLHQMEALRADLINAIKRSIDPKWKTIACSVFCCGCGPEPTSVSQMSSRDDNINAYEEQRTNARNTSAHPNDSSIALTLHRPMYPPGRIIHVVRHHTTADEHLLKKREPVYQAIWAKNTDFDEVLISPVMFKDHMPDKVLAALNKVMHFNEQRPPIQDNTHPGTTSTIAITPESPPRNLYDTRL
- the LOC129789301 gene encoding diacylglycerol lipase-alpha isoform X3, which codes for MPGFVVFNRRWSVGSDDLIVPGVFLVIIHTIWIFILALVLGLIEYDNSVRCIELMWLYKIGYVIVLIVSLLVEVTICVISMRGSILETSLRTSMNYWIYLKLFVILIEIAWLAMGIVWLKEFYMDCPIAEAKEVMFGLIVCNFVVIFFIIGTLWCTFDAAGRSWVKMKKYQRSMRESESRFNYRRSGSRNRNWRQRKVIRAYQDSWDHRCRLLFCCMGSSERNRNSFTDIARLLSDFFRDLDVVPSDVVAGLVLLRKFQKLEREAIKRQRKNGTYEFLSGAPITEKTQFLALNDSCDFDFFQMVIHYMYYAQSAYGWPMYVMTHSATGLCQLCSGLLCCLTCCNSKTKTQVIKDNCCQCNYAALRKMCPASEIDVIYVTYHVDVGETPFFVAIDYTKQKIVISIRGTLSMKDVLTDLNAEAECLPLNPSRDDFLGHKGMVQAAVYIKHKLEEENLIQRALHYKPERNTSTFGLVIVGHSLGAGTAAILAILLKNEYPSLQCFSYSPPGGLLSMPAVEYSKSFITAVVVGKDVVPRIGLHQMEALRADLINAIKRSIDPKWKTIACSVFCCGCGPEPTSVSQMSSRDDNINAYEEQRTNARNTSAHPNDSSIALTLHRPMYPPGRIIHVVRHHTTADEHKYENGWRHLLKKREPVYQAIWAKNTDFDEVLISPVMFKDHMPDKVLAALNKVMHFNEQRPPIQDNTHPGTTSTIAITPESPPRNLYDTRL